A genomic window from Candidatus Kouleothrix ribensis includes:
- a CDS encoding alpha-1,4-glucan--maltose-1-phosphate maltosyltransferase, whose product MTTTTNFIAITTPTDELVPPDDGRSRVVIEQVQPAIDAGRFAIKRVVGEQVLVQADVFADSHDAISAVLRYREGGDGPWSEAPMELLVNDRWQGAFRVGQVGPAHYYVQAWIDHFKSWARDMAKRIAADAVTPVDLEIGARMVEAAQARAAGADAVRLGKYVAALHEGARAMAIEPELAALMARHAERRFVTSSPALPITVDRERAVFSAWYELFPRSASPEPGRHGTFKDVEARLPYIAELGFDVLYLTPIHPIGHTFRKGKDNSPLAGPGEPGSPYAVGNEHGGHKSIHPELGTLDDFRSLVRAARARGIEIALDNAFQCSPDHPYVQEHPDWFYVRPDGSIQYAENPPKKYQDVYPFNFESEHWRELWVELKSFFTFWAEQGVRVFRVDNPHTKAFGFWEWCIGELKREYPDMILLSEAFTRPKVMYRLAKLGFTQSYTYFAWRTTKAELTAYMTELTHTDVREYFRPNFWPTTHDILTPQFYGAPPALFVARLVLAATLTASYGIYGPAYELMLHTPVGAREEYIDNEKYELRVWDLDDPRSLRPLVARLNQIRRENVALQRDESIRFLTIEHNYAPNDQLIAYTKQSPDGENVVLVVVNLDPQHAQSGWVQLPLEQLGLAPTDAFYMHDLLSDTRYTWSGEWNFVRLDPAELPVHVLRLERPHSERNFDYYL is encoded by the coding sequence ATGACAACCACAACCAACTTCATCGCGATCACCACACCGACCGACGAGCTCGTGCCGCCCGACGACGGGCGCAGCCGCGTGGTGATCGAGCAGGTGCAGCCGGCGATCGATGCTGGCCGCTTCGCGATCAAGCGAGTGGTCGGCGAGCAGGTGCTGGTGCAGGCCGATGTCTTCGCCGACAGCCACGACGCAATCTCGGCGGTGCTGCGCTACCGCGAGGGCGGCGACGGCCCGTGGAGCGAGGCGCCTATGGAGCTGCTGGTCAACGATCGCTGGCAGGGCGCATTTCGCGTCGGCCAGGTTGGGCCGGCGCACTACTACGTGCAGGCCTGGATCGACCACTTCAAATCGTGGGCGCGCGACATGGCCAAGCGCATCGCGGCCGACGCGGTGACGCCGGTCGATCTCGAGATCGGCGCGCGCATGGTCGAGGCTGCGCAGGCGCGCGCTGCCGGCGCCGACGCGGTGCGGCTTGGCAAGTATGTGGCCGCGCTGCACGAGGGCGCGCGCGCGATGGCGATCGAGCCCGAGCTGGCCGCGCTGATGGCGCGCCACGCCGAGCGCCGCTTCGTCACTAGCTCGCCCGCACTGCCGATCACGGTCGACCGCGAGCGCGCCGTGTTTAGCGCCTGGTACGAGCTGTTCCCACGCAGCGCCTCGCCCGAGCCGGGCCGCCACGGCACCTTCAAGGATGTCGAGGCGCGCCTGCCGTACATCGCCGAGCTGGGCTTCGATGTGCTATACCTGACGCCGATCCACCCGATCGGGCATACCTTCCGCAAGGGCAAGGACAACAGCCCGCTGGCAGGGCCGGGCGAGCCCGGCAGCCCCTACGCGGTCGGCAACGAGCACGGCGGGCACAAGAGCATCCACCCCGAGCTGGGCACACTCGACGATTTCCGCAGCCTGGTGCGCGCGGCGCGTGCGCGCGGCATCGAGATCGCGCTCGACAACGCCTTCCAGTGCTCGCCCGACCACCCGTATGTGCAGGAGCACCCGGACTGGTTCTATGTGCGGCCCGATGGTAGCATTCAGTATGCCGAGAACCCGCCCAAGAAGTACCAGGATGTCTACCCGTTCAACTTCGAGAGCGAGCACTGGCGCGAGCTGTGGGTCGAGCTGAAGAGCTTCTTCACATTCTGGGCCGAGCAGGGCGTGCGCGTCTTCCGCGTCGACAACCCGCACACCAAGGCGTTCGGCTTCTGGGAGTGGTGCATCGGCGAGCTCAAGCGCGAGTACCCCGACATGATCCTGCTCTCGGAGGCCTTTACCCGGCCGAAGGTGATGTACCGGCTGGCCAAGCTCGGCTTCACACAATCGTACACCTACTTCGCCTGGCGCACCACCAAGGCCGAGCTGACTGCGTACATGACCGAGCTGACCCACACCGATGTGCGCGAATACTTCCGGCCGAACTTCTGGCCAACCACCCACGACATCCTGACGCCGCAGTTCTATGGCGCCCCGCCGGCGCTGTTCGTCGCGCGGCTGGTGCTGGCGGCCACGCTCACGGCCAGCTATGGCATCTATGGCCCGGCCTACGAGCTGATGCTGCACACGCCGGTGGGCGCGCGCGAAGAGTATATCGACAACGAGAAGTACGAGCTGCGCGTGTGGGATCTCGACGACCCGCGCAGCCTGCGCCCGCTCGTCGCCCGGCTCAACCAGATCCGCCGCGAGAACGTGGCGCTGCAGCGCGACGAGAGCATTCGCTTCCTGACAATCGAGCATAACTATGCGCCGAACGATCAGCTGATCGCCTACACTAAGCAGTCGCCCGATGGCGAGAATGTGGTGCTGGTGGTCGTAAACCTCGATCCGCAGCATGCCCAGTCGGGCTGGGTGCAGCTGCCGCTTGAGCAGCTCGGGCTCGCGCCTACCGACGCGTTCTATATGCACGATCTGCTTAGCGACACGCGCTACACCTGGAGCGGCGAGTGGAACTTCGTGCGGCTCGACCCGGCCGAGCTGCCGGTGCATGTGCTGCGGCTCGAGCGGCCGCACAGCGAGCGCAACTTCGACTATTATCTTTAG
- the glgA gene encoding glycogen synthase, whose translation MAGLERVALFTNEYPPNVYGGAGVHVEYLSRELARLLPVEVRCFGDQDVQAENLRVRGYGAWAEAKQNTDPRFAGALDAFQRSLSMAKDTLDANLVHCHTWYTDMAGFLAKKLWGVPLVLTIHSLEPLRPWKVEQLGNGYHLSSWMERASIEAADAIVAVSQETRADVLRLFEVDPARVHVIHNGIDLDQYRATAASDALSARGVDPHKPFVLFVGRITRQKGIIHLVNAIPAIDPNLQVVLCAGAPDTKEIGAEMSARVAEVSAQRPGVIWIQEMLPRADVIQFYAQATVFCCPSVYEPFGIINLEAMACETAVVASAVGGIPEVVVPGETGELVPLALKPGTFDPADPAQFSRDLAAAINTVAADPALRARYEANGRRRVEDHFSWTAIAQRTLAMYRTLV comes from the coding sequence ATGGCCGGGCTGGAGCGAGTCGCACTCTTCACCAACGAGTACCCGCCGAATGTGTACGGCGGCGCGGGCGTACACGTCGAATATCTCAGCCGCGAGCTGGCACGGCTGCTGCCGGTCGAGGTGCGCTGCTTTGGCGACCAGGATGTGCAGGCCGAGAACCTGCGCGTGCGCGGCTACGGCGCGTGGGCCGAGGCCAAGCAGAACACCGACCCGCGCTTCGCCGGCGCGCTCGACGCGTTCCAGCGCAGCCTGTCGATGGCCAAGGACACGCTCGACGCCAACCTGGTGCATTGCCACACCTGGTACACCGATATGGCCGGCTTCCTGGCCAAGAAGCTCTGGGGTGTGCCGCTGGTGCTGACGATCCACTCGCTCGAGCCACTGCGGCCCTGGAAAGTCGAGCAGCTCGGCAACGGCTACCACCTGAGCAGCTGGATGGAGCGCGCCAGCATCGAGGCCGCCGACGCGATCGTGGCGGTGTCGCAGGAGACGCGCGCCGACGTGCTGCGGCTGTTCGAGGTCGACCCGGCCAGGGTGCATGTGATTCACAACGGCATCGACCTCGACCAGTACCGCGCCACCGCCGCCAGCGATGCCCTGAGCGCGCGCGGCGTCGACCCGCACAAGCCGTTCGTGCTGTTCGTCGGGCGGATCACGCGCCAGAAGGGTATCATCCACCTGGTCAACGCCATCCCTGCGATCGACCCGAATCTGCAGGTGGTGCTGTGCGCCGGCGCGCCCGACACCAAGGAGATCGGCGCTGAGATGAGCGCGCGCGTGGCTGAAGTCAGCGCCCAGCGCCCCGGCGTGATCTGGATTCAGGAGATGCTGCCGCGCGCCGATGTGATCCAGTTCTACGCCCAGGCCACCGTGTTCTGCTGCCCGTCGGTGTACGAGCCGTTCGGGATCATTAACCTTGAGGCCATGGCCTGCGAGACGGCGGTGGTCGCCTCGGCGGTGGGCGGCATCCCCGAGGTGGTGGTGCCGGGCGAGACGGGCGAGCTGGTGCCGCTGGCGCTTAAGCCCGGCACGTTCGACCCGGCCGACCCGGCGCAGTTCTCGCGCGATCTGGCCGCAGCGATCAATACGGTCGCGGCCGACCCGGCGCTGCGCGCGCGTTACGAGGCGAACGGGCGCCGGCGCGTCGAAGATCATTTTAGCTGGACGGCGATTGCGCAGCGCACGCTCGCTATGTATCGGACGTTGGTGTGA
- a CDS encoding transposase, with protein MKYDPALHHRRSIRLSGYDYTQAGAYFVTACTAARRRLFGELVGSEMRLSRYGAIALECWEAIPEHCPRVELDAFVVMPDHIHGILVLPEDADRARVAARERFSKPVAGSLPTIVRLYKAAVTRQINEWRGTANPPVWQRNYYEHVIRSQAALERIRAYIVDNPSRSALDQRPEQAG; from the coding sequence ATGAAATATGATCCCGCCCTCCACCATCGCCGCTCGATCCGCCTAAGCGGGTACGATTACACGCAAGCCGGGGCCTATTTTGTGACCGCCTGCACTGCTGCGCGGAGGCGCCTTTTTGGCGAGCTCGTGGGCAGCGAGATGCGGCTCAGCAGGTATGGCGCGATTGCGCTGGAATGCTGGGAGGCCATTCCCGAGCACTGCCCGCGCGTCGAGCTAGACGCCTTTGTCGTGATGCCGGATCATATCCATGGCATCCTGGTGCTGCCGGAGGATGCCGACCGCGCGCGGGTGGCCGCGCGCGAGCGCTTCAGCAAGCCGGTGGCTGGCTCGCTGCCCACGATTGTGCGGCTCTACAAAGCAGCTGTCACCAGGCAAATCAACGAATGGCGCGGCACGGCTAATCCACCGGTTTGGCAGCGCAACTACTATGAGCATGTCATCCGCAGCCAGGCTGCGCTTGAGCGCATCCGGGCGTATATCGTCGATAATCCATCACGTTCGGCGCTGGATCAGCGACCCGAGCAAGCGGGTTGA